In one window of Brassica rapa cultivar Chiifu-401-42 chromosome A07, CAAS_Brap_v3.01, whole genome shotgun sequence DNA:
- the LOC103831127 gene encoding cyclin-dependent kinase D-2: MSKSGGNQPVDRYLRRQVLGEGTYGVVYKATDTKTGKTVAVKKIRLGNQKEGVNFTALREIKLLKELNHPHIVELIDAFPHDGSLHLVFEYMQTDLEAVIRDRNIFLSPGDIKSYMLMTLKGLAYCHKKWVLHRDMKPNNLLIGENGLLKLADFGLARVFGSPNRRFTHQVFATWYRAPELLFGSRQYGAGVDVWAAGCIFAELLLRRPFLPGSSEIDQLGKIFQAFGTPTQSQWSDMIYLPEYMEFSYTPAPPLRTIFPMASDDALDLLSKMFIYDPRQRITIQQALDHRYFSSSPSPTEPGKLQIPASKGDALEPKASEQNNQHGNSPAVLSPPGKMRRVMGPEG, translated from the exons ATGTCGAAATCCGGCGGAAACCAACCCGTAGATCGATACCTAAGACGTCAAGTGCTCGGAGAAGGAACATACGGTGTCGTTTACAAAGCCACCGACACCAAG ACAGGTAAGACTGTCGCGGTGAAGAAGATTAGGTTAGGAAACCAGAAAGAAGGAGTCAATTTCACAGCCCTTAGGGAGATCAAGCTCCTAAAAGAGCTGAACCATCCGCACATCGTCGAGCTCATCGACGCGTTTCCTCACGATGGAAGCTTGCATCTCGTCTTCGAGTATATGCAGACGGATTTGGAGGCTGTGATTCGTGACCGTAACATTTTTCTTTCTCCTGGTGATATCAAGTCTTATATGTTGATGACTCTTAAGGGTTTAGCTTATTGTCACAAGAAATGGGTTCTGCACAG GGATATGAAGCCTAATAATCTACTGATTGGAGAGAATGGTCTGTTGAAATTAGCTGATTTTGGCTTGGCGAGAGTGTTTGGGAGTCCGAATCGGAGGTTTACTCATCAG GTGTTTGCAACTTGGTACAGAGCCCCTGAGTTGCTGTTTGGGAGTAGACAGTACGGAGCAGGAGTTGATGTCTGGGCTGCAGGCTGTATCTTCGCTGAGCTATTACTTCGTAGACCCTTCCTACCT GGTTCTTCTGAGATCGATCAACTGGGAAAGATCTTTCAAGCTTTTGGAACTCCAACACAATCCCAATGGTCCGACATGATCTACCTCCCGGAGTACATGGAGTTCTCCTACACACCAGCTCCACCACTACGTACCATTTTCCCTATGGCGAGCGATGACGCTTTGGATCTTCTATCCAAAATGTTCATCTACGACCCACGCCAACGGATCACCATACAGCAAGCTTTGGACCACAG GTATTTCTCGTCTTCTCCATCACCAACTGAGCCAGGGAAGCTTCAGATTCCAGCTTCGAAAGGAGACGCCCTCGAACCAAAGGCATCTGAGCAAAACAACCAACACGGAAACAGCCCGGCCGTGCTATCACCTCCTGGAAAAATGAGGAGAGTGATGGGTCCTGAGGGATAA